One segment of Cardiocondyla obscurior isolate alpha-2009 linkage group LG13, Cobs3.1, whole genome shotgun sequence DNA contains the following:
- the LOC139107746 gene encoding uncharacterized protein → MSTMKDKNLYVCNYVLRSAVHIRIHLPEVVQHHEKSIVKYEDHGGGGHGGGGPGGGDDHHIESSGPGDIGGGFGGGGGFGGGHGDSYGGGGGFGGGHGDDHGGGFGGGGGFGGGFGGGFGGGHDDIGGDDILDHGGGHGGGFGGGGGFGGGHGGGGGGYGGGGGGIIIEHAGHGGGGGFGGGHGGGGGFGGGHGSGGGFGGGHGGGGGGGIIIEHGGHGGSGGFGGGHGGGGGATAAVEDLVVATAVVAVLEEVTAVAEVLEEVTAVAAVVSL, encoded by the exons ATGAGTACAATGAAAGATAAGAATCTTTATGTCTGTAATTATGTTTTAAGaagcgc tgtGCATATCAGAATACATTTGCCGGAAGTAGTGCAGCATCATGAAAAAAGTATCGTAAAGTACGAAGATCATGGCGGGGGAGGGCATGGCGGGGGAGGTCCCGGCGGCGGTGATGATCACCATATAGAATCATCTGGTCCTGGAGATATAGGAGGCGGTTTCGGAGGTGGCGGAGGTTTCGGAGGAGGTCATGGTGATAGCTATGGAGGAGGCGGAGGTTTCGGAGGAGGCCACGGAGACGACCACGGTGGTGGTTTCGGAGGAGGCGGTGGTTTCGGTGGCGGTTTCGGAGGAGGATTCGGAGGCGGTCATGACGACATTGGCGGTG ATGACATCTTAGATCATGGCGGTGGACACGGGGGAGGCTTCGGAGGTGGCGGAGGTTTTGGAGGCGGCCATGGAGGAGGTGGTGGCGGTTACGGCGGCGGGGGAGGTGGTATCATTATAGAACACGCAGGAcacggcggtggcggtggttTTGGAGGAGGTcacggcggtggcggcggatTTGGAGGAGGCCACGGGAGTGGCGGCGGTTTTGGAGGAGGTCACGGTGGTGGCGGAGGCGGTGGAATTATTATAGAACACGGAGGACATGGTGGAAGTGGCGGTTTTGGAGGTGGCCACGGGGGAGGTGGTGGCG CCACGGCGGCGGTGGAGGATTTGGTGGTGGCCacggcggtggtggcggttTTGGAGGAGGTCACGGCGGTGGCGGAGGTTTTGGAGGAGGTcacggcggtggcggcggtggtCTCATTATAG
- the LOC139107747 gene encoding uncharacterized protein, with protein MESLAGSKLRRCSMIANINTLLLLIVTMTLISAHPGGHHSEHAHFIIHVPHHIHKHHHTHVKKIYIPVKSHDDHHEHHEEDGW; from the exons ATGGAAAGTCTTGCAGGAAGTAAGTTGCGAAGATGCTCTATGATTGCTAATATAAAT ACTTTACTTTTGCTGATTGTCACGATGACTTTAATATCAGCGCATCCAGGCGGTCATCATAGCgaaca TGCGCACTTTATTATTCACGTGCCGCATCATATTCATAAGCATCATCATACACACGTGAAGAAGATTTACATACCGGTAAAGTCACACGACGATCACCACGAGCATCACGAAGAGGATGGGTGGTAA
- the Spase12 gene encoding signal peptidase complex subunit 1, giving the protein MNAWIQYFKSIPKHMDYDGQARAEKLSRVIITLFGVVGLIWGYVIQQFSQTIYILGAGFVMAALITVPPWPMYRRKPLEWQKPQSEIITKLKKKK; this is encoded by the exons ATGAACGCGTggatacaatattttaaatcgatcCCGAAGCACATG GATTATGATGGGCAAGCTAGAGCAGAGAAGTTATCACGAGtgataataacattatttggA GTGGTTGGTCTAATCTGGGGATACGTCATTCAACAATTTTCCCAAACAATCTATATTTTAGGAGCAGGGTTTGTTATGGCAGCGCTAATCACTGTACCACCATGGCCCATGTATCGCCGCAAGCCATTGGAATGGCAGAAGCCACAGTCTGAAATTATCACAAAgctcaaaaagaaaaagtaa
- the LOC139107693 gene encoding prestin isoform X2 yields the protein MSTTTPELMVRRPVYQQDELNHLCKYVKPKRILRNEVSKRCKNIKPVAFLKRTIPLTDWLYSYDWKNNILGDLVAGITVAVMHIPQGMAYAILGNVPPIVGIYMAFFPVLVYFFLGTSRHNSMGTFALVCMMTGKVVTTHSSPAVSTNNTSTVNGTLISDVSHQYSPVEVATVVTFTVAVIQLGMYVLRLGVISSLLADSLVSGFTTAAAVHVFTSQIKDLFGLSNLPRRKGAFKLILTYVDVFNSINNVNTTAVILSCITVLAIIFNNEVLKPRISKLCPFPIPIEMLAVVIGTVVSMQMNFADTYNVITVGAIPVGLPIPSVPPLSLVSSILIDSFVITMVAYTISMSMALIFAQKVGYEVDSNQELMAQGLGNLVGSFFSCMPITASLSRSLIQQTVGGHTQLASLISCGILLSVMLWIGPFFQPLPRCVLASIIVVALKGMLMKVTELAHFWRLDKTDAVIWSVTFVVVVLFDVEYGLLVGVLLCIGRLLALAMRPYTCKLALAPGTELYLDTKRYKGTVEIPGIKIFHYSGSLNFASKQYFREEVYKAAELVPQKEFKKRLQAACNGMAAEEIKKLRVLILDFTAMSHIDLAGANTLRNIVDDYCSIEVSIFIAGCSGPIYETMRKFNLIEHNENHFFGMFPTVADAVHFARSHSEVPSTPAWSTCIQDENYISRL from the exons ATGTCGACGACTACCCCAGAATTGATGGTCAGACGACCGGTCTACCAACAGGACGAGCTTAATCACTTGTGCAAATACGTAAAGCCTAAGAGAATCC TTCGCAATGAGGTGTCGAAACGATGTAAAAATATCAAGCCGGTTGCGTTTTTAAAGAGAACGATACCTCTAACTGACTGGCTTTATTCGTACGACTGGAAGAATAATATCTTAGGAGATCTCGTAGCTGGAATTACTGTCGCTGTAATGCACATTCCACAAG GTATGGCGTATGCAATATTGGGCAATGTCCCGCCGATTGTTGGTATCTACATGGCTTTCTTCCCGGTTTTGGTTTATTTCTTTCTGGGCACGTCCAGACACAATTCTATGG GTACGTTTGCGCTCGTCTGCATGATGACTGGCAAAGTCGTTACGACACACAGTAGCCCTGCAGTTTCCACAAATAATACGTCAACCGTGAACGGCACCTTAATTTCCGACGTAAGCCATCAATATTCGCCGGTGGAAGTTGCAACTGTAGTCACATTCACGGTTGCCGTTATACAG TTAGGAATGTACGTGCTGCGTTTGGGCGTAATCTCGTCCCTCCTCGCGGACAGTCTCGTGAGTGGATTCACGACCGCAGCGGCGGTGCATGTATTTACATCGCAAATAAAGGATCTCTTTGGATTGAGCAATCTACCGCGACGCAAGGGTGCATTCAAACTTATTCTC acTTACGTAGATGTTTTCAACAGCATAAACAACGTCAATACTACGGCTGTGATATTATCTTGCATTACTGTTttagcaattattttcaacaacGAAGTTCTCAAG CCGAGGATCTCAAAGCTATGCCCTTTCCCGATTCCAATAGAAATGCTCGCGGTGGTGATCGGTACCGTGGTATCGATGCAAATGAATTTCGCGGATACTTATAACGTAATAACGGTCGGCGCTATACCAGTAGg ACTACCAATCCCGTCTGTACCGCCGTTGTCTCTTGTGTCCAGCATTTTAATAGACAGTTTCGTAATTACAATGGTTGCTTATACAATATCAATGTCTATGGCATTGATTTTCGCGCAAAAAGTGGGTTATGAGGTCGACTCCAATCAAGAATTGATGGCGCAG GGACTGGGAAATCTTGTAGGCTCTTTTTTCTCCTGCATGCCCATCACTGCCTCGTTATCGAGATCATTGATTCAGCAAACTGTAGGCGGACACACGCAATTGGCGAGTCTGATATCATGCGGAATTCTATTGAGCGTAATGCTGTGGATTGGACCGTTCTTTCAACCTCTACCACGA TGTGTTTTAGCAAGTATTATCGTGGTTGCATTGAAAGGGATGCTGATGAAAGTTACCGAGCTCGCGCACTTTTGGAGATTGGACAAAACAGATGCCGTTATTTGGTCCGTCACCTTCGTCGTCGTGGTACTTTTCGACGTCGAGTACGGATTATTGGTCGGCGTACTTCTATGCATCGGAAGGCTACTCGCTCTCGCGATGCGACCTTACACGTGTAAGCTCGCTTTAGCACCGGGCACTGAACTCTACTTGGATACCAAAAGATATAAAGGA ACTGTAGAGATTCCCGGCATCAAAATATTCCACTATTCCGGCAGTCTGAATTTCGCATCTAAGCAATACTTTCGCGAGGAGGTCTATAAAGCTGCAGAGCTGGTGCcacaaaaagaatttaaaaaacgatTGCAAGCTGCATGCAACGGCATGGCGGCGGAGGAAATTAAAAAG CTGCGCGTTCTCATATTGGATTTTACTGCAATGTCCCACATAGATCTAGCAGGCGCGAATACTTTACGAAATATTGTCGACGATTATTGCAGCATAGAAGTGTCTATATTTATAGCAGGCTGTTCCG GTCCCATATACGAAACGATGAGGAAATTCAATCTGATCGAGCACAACGAGAACCACTTTTTCGGCATGTTCCCTACCGTTGCTGATGCGGTACATTTCGCGCGTTCTCACAGCGAAGTGCCATCGACACCTGCATGGAGCACTTGCATCCAAGATGAGAACTATATAAGCAGACTGTGA
- the LOC139107693 gene encoding prestin isoform X1, protein MSTDYLSDDMSTTTPELMVRRPVYQQDELNHLCKYVKPKRILRNEVSKRCKNIKPVAFLKRTIPLTDWLYSYDWKNNILGDLVAGITVAVMHIPQGMAYAILGNVPPIVGIYMAFFPVLVYFFLGTSRHNSMGTFALVCMMTGKVVTTHSSPAVSTNNTSTVNGTLISDVSHQYSPVEVATVVTFTVAVIQLGMYVLRLGVISSLLADSLVSGFTTAAAVHVFTSQIKDLFGLSNLPRRKGAFKLILTYVDVFNSINNVNTTAVILSCITVLAIIFNNEVLKPRISKLCPFPIPIEMLAVVIGTVVSMQMNFADTYNVITVGAIPVGLPIPSVPPLSLVSSILIDSFVITMVAYTISMSMALIFAQKVGYEVDSNQELMAQGLGNLVGSFFSCMPITASLSRSLIQQTVGGHTQLASLISCGILLSVMLWIGPFFQPLPRCVLASIIVVALKGMLMKVTELAHFWRLDKTDAVIWSVTFVVVVLFDVEYGLLVGVLLCIGRLLALAMRPYTCKLALAPGTELYLDTKRYKGTVEIPGIKIFHYSGSLNFASKQYFREEVYKAAELVPQKEFKKRLQAACNGMAAEEIKKLRVLILDFTAMSHIDLAGANTLRNIVDDYCSIEVSIFIAGCSGPIYETMRKFNLIEHNENHFFGMFPTVADAVHFARSHSEVPSTPAWSTCIQDENYISRL, encoded by the exons ACTACTTGAGCGACGATATGTCGACGACTACCCCAGAATTGATGGTCAGACGACCGGTCTACCAACAGGACGAGCTTAATCACTTGTGCAAATACGTAAAGCCTAAGAGAATCC TTCGCAATGAGGTGTCGAAACGATGTAAAAATATCAAGCCGGTTGCGTTTTTAAAGAGAACGATACCTCTAACTGACTGGCTTTATTCGTACGACTGGAAGAATAATATCTTAGGAGATCTCGTAGCTGGAATTACTGTCGCTGTAATGCACATTCCACAAG GTATGGCGTATGCAATATTGGGCAATGTCCCGCCGATTGTTGGTATCTACATGGCTTTCTTCCCGGTTTTGGTTTATTTCTTTCTGGGCACGTCCAGACACAATTCTATGG GTACGTTTGCGCTCGTCTGCATGATGACTGGCAAAGTCGTTACGACACACAGTAGCCCTGCAGTTTCCACAAATAATACGTCAACCGTGAACGGCACCTTAATTTCCGACGTAAGCCATCAATATTCGCCGGTGGAAGTTGCAACTGTAGTCACATTCACGGTTGCCGTTATACAG TTAGGAATGTACGTGCTGCGTTTGGGCGTAATCTCGTCCCTCCTCGCGGACAGTCTCGTGAGTGGATTCACGACCGCAGCGGCGGTGCATGTATTTACATCGCAAATAAAGGATCTCTTTGGATTGAGCAATCTACCGCGACGCAAGGGTGCATTCAAACTTATTCTC acTTACGTAGATGTTTTCAACAGCATAAACAACGTCAATACTACGGCTGTGATATTATCTTGCATTACTGTTttagcaattattttcaacaacGAAGTTCTCAAG CCGAGGATCTCAAAGCTATGCCCTTTCCCGATTCCAATAGAAATGCTCGCGGTGGTGATCGGTACCGTGGTATCGATGCAAATGAATTTCGCGGATACTTATAACGTAATAACGGTCGGCGCTATACCAGTAGg ACTACCAATCCCGTCTGTACCGCCGTTGTCTCTTGTGTCCAGCATTTTAATAGACAGTTTCGTAATTACAATGGTTGCTTATACAATATCAATGTCTATGGCATTGATTTTCGCGCAAAAAGTGGGTTATGAGGTCGACTCCAATCAAGAATTGATGGCGCAG GGACTGGGAAATCTTGTAGGCTCTTTTTTCTCCTGCATGCCCATCACTGCCTCGTTATCGAGATCATTGATTCAGCAAACTGTAGGCGGACACACGCAATTGGCGAGTCTGATATCATGCGGAATTCTATTGAGCGTAATGCTGTGGATTGGACCGTTCTTTCAACCTCTACCACGA TGTGTTTTAGCAAGTATTATCGTGGTTGCATTGAAAGGGATGCTGATGAAAGTTACCGAGCTCGCGCACTTTTGGAGATTGGACAAAACAGATGCCGTTATTTGGTCCGTCACCTTCGTCGTCGTGGTACTTTTCGACGTCGAGTACGGATTATTGGTCGGCGTACTTCTATGCATCGGAAGGCTACTCGCTCTCGCGATGCGACCTTACACGTGTAAGCTCGCTTTAGCACCGGGCACTGAACTCTACTTGGATACCAAAAGATATAAAGGA ACTGTAGAGATTCCCGGCATCAAAATATTCCACTATTCCGGCAGTCTGAATTTCGCATCTAAGCAATACTTTCGCGAGGAGGTCTATAAAGCTGCAGAGCTGGTGCcacaaaaagaatttaaaaaacgatTGCAAGCTGCATGCAACGGCATGGCGGCGGAGGAAATTAAAAAG CTGCGCGTTCTCATATTGGATTTTACTGCAATGTCCCACATAGATCTAGCAGGCGCGAATACTTTACGAAATATTGTCGACGATTATTGCAGCATAGAAGTGTCTATATTTATAGCAGGCTGTTCCG GTCCCATATACGAAACGATGAGGAAATTCAATCTGATCGAGCACAACGAGAACCACTTTTTCGGCATGTTCCCTACCGTTGCTGATGCGGTACATTTCGCGCGTTCTCACAGCGAAGTGCCATCGACACCTGCATGGAGCACTTGCATCCAAGATGAGAACTATATAAGCAGACTGTGA